In Ptychodera flava strain L36383 chromosome 6, AS_Pfla_20210202, whole genome shotgun sequence, the sequence tgcgctggtgtttggtactgagttgcgtggatatccctcatggcctcacgtgatatggcctgttgcataatctgcagatgatcatatgcctttGAGTGTGTAAACGGTCATTgcgtaagcctgtcggcattttccttgcattttttctcatttaattttgcaaaatatcggcgagtacctcaatatttcaagataactctttcttcccaatcgtttcttgagtttcagagtcatatgaacgaaaatgagtgaaagttttagacaggaaaatcggacgtcggccatgttcaatgtttacagtacaatcagaagtttatgtggaggaaataactaacaaacactattcatgatgcccgccctctagaggcagaccttcctatatgaagtacaatatttgatgcttgtggaaagcttgaccacacaaaggagcattttaacttttagaaaatgacaaattgaataagaagctattctgaaaatgtcaaatactgagaaaaaatgcacaaatattcaaaataaacaggttaactgactggtcagctataaaaaacaatgaaaatgtttatgatcaaaagtttttgagatgcgcacattttaacaaatacagaaacataagcaaatcaaatcaaattagaaaaggatcaatgctgttgtgtggattttgctgaacacggctgattttaatatttcgccctacaatttggtatccagcaaaggcatattttgatgtaaagtcaaaattagcactacattgctgacaatatatgttaccgtttctgcatgaacttttcttttttaaattatagaaagtacttcgaacagattaacaattatcgtgatgtcaacccatgattttacatcacaaagactgtaattctgccaattttttttatttttcagtcattttataaattttgcactgcacaagatgattgaacaaattgcaatgttttaatttgtaaactcaaagaacaaaaatcttttggtcacagattaaattattttttgaaaagaaatttactcttaaacacttttagcacatattctttacacggtcatgtatttcaaggaaaatatgcctattaaaaacagtaatttcttcactttcaatttcttttgaatactatgacaattatcagccatgaggttttacaaacacaagaccagataagcgtttttcatcatttccacaggactctttggaatatcccttaaaaacagttaaaagtgacttaaaatgatcacttggtatacatttaatttacagatgccaggttgtgtatttcacattcactcaggtcagtagggaagtgcgtcattactattttggactgttaattcttatttctgaattatttaaccttttttccacactgaactatctttaggcagtttatactgtagcttggaatcttttttgattgatgtatttaatcatcttttgggttctttgggtccatatctcacctcatgcccctacatcatcaactatttaccaataactccataccaacaaccaattacctgacctggccacacattagagaaggtacagcgtcattgacggtatttttcaaattgttatcAAATGTACGTATTCGTTTTTTTTTAgtctttttagctccgctgtcagcgacgcggagcttatcaaataggttgactttccgtcgtcgtccgtcgtcgtccgtcgtccgtcttTGTCGttcatcaacaattgccttctcctctgaaaccgcaagtccaattgatttgaaattttatatgcagttcacttggggtgacctcacttcagtttgcaaatcgtggtgaaatttgcatatttgtatttttggggcattttttagtgtttttggtaaaaaaatcttcttctctgaaaccgcttgtctggtTGCTTTGAACTTTGATaagcagtttacttagggtgacttcagttagatttgttaaaattgttgtgaaatttgcatatttgtatttttaaggcaatttttgtcatttttggtaaaaaaatctttaaaaatcttcagcttcaaaactaccagtccgatagctttgatatttaatacaTATGTCCCTAGCGATGATctgtttcagatttgttcaagttgtgcagaaatatgcaaatttgcatatttaaggcaatttttgccatttttggtcaaaaatgtatttctcaaaaagtactggtctgatagttttgaaatttggtatacaggtttctatagatgaactataCAGGTTattatagatgaactaagtaatatatatttaatttttgatgaaatctgaaattttgtatttttggggcaatttttgccatttttggtcaaaaaatatgtattttcaaaactactcatctaaGAGCTTTgcaattcggtatacaggttcctacactaggctacagatcaccttaataatatttattgaaataatgatgaaatctgcaattttgtaattttggggcaatttttcccatttttggtcaaaaaatgtatttctcaaaaagtactggtctgatagctttgaaatttggtatacaggtttctacagatgagctaagtaatatatatattgaatttctaatgaaatctgtaattttgtatttttggggcaatttttgccatttttggtcaaaaaatgtttatttccaaaaccgctcatctgatggctttgaaatttggtgtacaggttgcTTTAGATAAactgaatgatatttattgaaataatgatgaaatcttcaattttgaatttttggcgcaatatttcccatttttggtcaaaaaatgtgtttctcaaaaagtactggtctaacagctttgaaatttggtatacaggtttctatagatgaactaaatttgatcttttgaagttatgatgaaatctgcaatttttatttttggggcaattgttgccatttttggtcaggaaattttattctcaaaaaactactcatcagatagctgtTGCATTAAACtagcaaagatttccaccttcttcatcaacatgtgtcaaaaatagttattctctacataaacacagcggagctatatcggccgctaggtcgcttgttattaTCTCCGCTGTAAGCGACGCGGAGCTCATCAAATAGGAGGATGTCCGTAATAccatttgcattttgatttgtCTTATTAGTTAACTTTTTTGCAAACGTGCCTTTTTGAAAGCGTCCGTCTTGTAGCAATCAGATTTGATTTAGGCCTATAAGTTTGCAGGCATTACCTCGCgctcagttttgttcaaaagGTGATGAAATTTGTACAAGCAAATTTTATAGcatagttttgtcattttgggtCACACATCTGTTTTTCTGATtaatgacaaaattgacatgtaCCATCTAATAGATGGTCAAAGTGAGTGTTGTTTGAATTAGCTTAAAATTTAGTatgtattgttttaaaataGATAGGAGAGTTGCATTGAAAATCCCATTCTCTCCAATCGGTTACCTGCCAGCCTTCACTTCCAGTTCATACCTTGGCTTTGGACCAGCTTGATCataactgtcaaaatttaatgaaatttacgtAATTAGAAGAAAATGCTTCTCTCGCCCTCCTATTCATACGTGTACTAGATATCACAATGATTATTTTTGTCAGCAATTGTTGTCAAAATATCATCTTCTGAAATGACTGACCTGCTGACCATATtttaagtacatgtattgttAATGGTTTTCTGTAGCTTTTGTCAATCAGGTAAATACATTTGTTCAAACAAAATCTGTTCCAGTTACAGTGTTTGATTTTCAGATTTTGTGAGTTAATTCCGTTTTTATCGTTTATTTATCGTTATTTATTATTGTTATGTAAGTGCTAACATTAGCAACTCCATATGGTaaacattgaatgttttgtgcgaaATATTCATTACGAGACGAAAACCAAAGCATTTTAGAAGGTGTTGTGCAAATTTGAGTAAATTATCACATCGCAGCTGTTTCGGTCACTGGTTCGCATTTTAAGCATCCTGTTTAATCTTTCGGTTACAACGTTTGTGATTATAAACATCATACAATACGCGACTTTTCAAGAGTTATCCCCTCCAGTGAGTGACAACTAGTATGTTCATGTATTGTACACTTAATGCGCTGACGTCACCATTCCCAATCCTGCGTAATGATTGGCCAATGCCCGTAATCAGCGCAGTTTGAGCTGTAAGTGAAATCAGGGagtgtatttgcatattttgccaCTGCAAAGGACTCAattcaagaaaaaaacaaacaaattggaGTGTTAACGATATATTACATGTGGAAAATGCATGCACTTCGTCATTTCATGATGGCGGAGTTTTAACTGTAAGTGTCACGTGAATAAGTGACACTATTCCAATCGTTGACATATTTTCAACGATCTAGGCAAATGAGATGTCCCCCGAACTCTCCCGCACGACATAAAGATTGTAATCGATATAAATTTATCTCATAAATCTAGAGTGTTACCCCGAACGCACATAAAAGACAAAGGGACTGTAAAATGGTTGTTTGCAACAGCAGAATTAATATTgttcacaatacactgaaaggATTTGTCTTTTTAGTGAATCAATACTGTTTTATTAATACAGTTTGTGAAACTCGGAGGTAGTAATTATACTTTGTTTTCCACTCTTTGCCTCGCCGCTGGTAAAACCTGCTTATAATTATTCTAATCCATCAGTCTGGAACGGTGTGTCAGGCTTACCAGAAACCATGTGCACCCAAAGCTTGGAAATATCAATGACTTAGTTTGGATGacctttaaaaatttcaaccaAGAAGTTACAGCACAGCTAACTACTAGAACTTAATTTTCTCTCCTAACAATTGCCCGCATCAATCCCTTTTTGTGTGCCTCCTACAATATCCTTCAAGATGAGAGCGTGAGCTCTATAAACTGCTGAGTTGGAGTCAATCAGCATTAACAGTCACCCTGAAGGTGAAGCTTGTTTATACCCAATCCGATTACTCGTTCCGCTTGGACAATCTATGCCTGACCCTGAACATGCGGAAAGTCGCACCAGGTTGCCAAAAGAAAGTATCAAATTAAGCGAGAAATTGGAACAACAATTAAATAAAAAGTATATGCCTTTAATTCACAGGGATTGATCAAATCCACAAGATTTCCATGTGAAGGTCGCCGGTGATATTTCCACATCGAGTGAAATTGGCCAGCCGCGGGTTCCATAATGGCACGGTACGGAACCGTAAACCGACTAAAAGTATAGGATGTGAAACGTGGAAATGTGATAGAACTTTTACTAGGGGGCGAACACGATTTTTCTCAGTGCACAACTACGAAAGATCAGTATCTTGTCAAGGCAAATGGGAAGTGAATCAGTAATGGTTGCCTACAGTCGCACAACATGGGTTTTGTTCTTTCCCTAAGTAAATAATAGCAGCCGGCCGTTAGGACAGCTCTCCGCTGTCAGGGCAAATGCACTCACAGGTTCATCGAATGTGATTTCAACAGAGGCAAGTATAGGTATATGCTCTGTAACTTTTTCATGCTATTGCTAGCAAAACCATTGGCCTCTATGGACAAAAAGTTTACATGCTTTGACTTTCCTTATAGGTAAAAAGGCTGCGATACACCTTAATATTTTTATAACTCTCTCGATTTAACCATCCATGGGTCCTGGCAATAACAACGCCCTTCAAATTTTACGTTTGAATCTGTCCTATCCACAAACACAGTTGGTAACCGATAGAATGACTGTGAACTGAAAGCGGCAAATTCCAACTTTTGAATTTATGTTTCAAGGTCATTTTTGTTTCTTATGAGCAGCATCTGTCGTTGTTGTGATGATTTGCATGATGTTAAATTATCGGCCGTGGAACACTGCCATGCACGATGGCAGAAGGAAGGCCCTATGTTTTGATTATGTAGTTTCTATTATATACCAAGAATGCATCAGTGAGAAAGGTCAGAATATTCATTCCCCATTCGGAATAATATCATTGAATATCTTGTGCTGTCAAAACAGAAAGAATATGATATGATAGCCTTGGCTCAAGTTGAAATACCTGCCTCATAAACATTAAAGAAACTATTCAATTGATCTTCTCCTGGTTCTATGTGAAGGTAGGCCGTTACATCGTTGATTTTGCACCAAATTTATATTCCCGTGACACAACTTTTGCTTTTTCAGTGAACAATGTTATCGCCTTTTAGCTACGGCAAGTAATTTACCAAGGACGCATTAAAAACGCAGCCTGTATATTTTATGCCATGTTAAAATATGACTTCAATTGATATCCAAGGACCATACAGAGATTTGGGTAGCTTACAACTTTATCTTCGTAACAAAACGCCCGACTaatcaaattttcatgataGGATTTCAATTGTCTACTGCGTAGCATGTCAATGAAGCCTGTGGACTGACATGTGCcctgatatttaactttcatgTGTAATTTAGTTGATAGATGAAGTGCCACTGTGAACAAATTTATTATCCTCGCCCTTGATAACAGTCGGAAGGCGATAATCACATATTTTATCACGTTTACAAACGTGACAAACATGAATTTCGACAAATAAATCTCCAAGTTAGGCCAGGCATATACCGTTACTCGGAAAAATCATTTGAATCTACTTTCCCACCTATAAGCATACgatcaaaaattttaaatacaatAAATTCACATCCTGTGTCTGATAGCGAAACAAGAAAATCATGTAGATACTACCCAGCGGCTGATAGGCGTAAGCCCCGTACATTACAATTACTAATTACCAGCGAGGAGATGATTCTGTCAGTGCCTTTTACATCCACCCACTTATCAATTACAGGTTTTCTATGAACAGCTGTCGTCAAAGGccttaaaatgtaattttatacCCATTACATTACACACCTAATGTGTAATTTCATCGCATATCTGTGAAACATAAGCTTCTTCCGCTCACACAGATAATCACTGCGCTCAAGGATATCTATTAGGCTGCTTCTTGCCCACGCCCAGGAGCCAGGCTAAAATGCCTGGGTAATACTGAAGACTAAAATGttatttgcatttcataaaatatggttCCAGCAAAAGGGAAACTCTACCCTCGAAAGAGAGAGTGAAACTCGGCGATTGAGGGTCACCTGGTCAAGGTTTCATGCCGCtgcatacaaaattaaattttccatttaacGGAGTTTTGATCAGTAGTCCGAAAGCAGGAACATGAAACTGTTGCCCTTTGATTTCCAAACGACTGCACGTTCACCTTCCCACATAGTTTAGTAATCAATATGACACTTCATCTTTGgaatatttaaacaatttatttcacagtATCTACTAATATATGATACACAGCTAATTGTCGAAAGTACACAAAATTTATACCCATTAGAATAGTTCCCACATGGTGAGTCAAATATTAGACATGATCTACCAGCCAAATGATCACatgaacaacaaaatacaaaacgCATTATGGATTTCTTTATATATCTGTTATGTAGAAACCTTCCGTTGCATGATTTATCTTGCTACAGTCCAGTCAATATTTGTTAGGTCGTCAGCGTCAAACCACCTCTTTTTTGTCAAACAGGCACTGATGTCCGAGTcagttcgattttttttcagttcgaTCATCGCAGATTTGCTTAATTCACAAACTCTGCATAAATAGCAAATACGAAGTACACTGAAACATTATCTTTTGAAGTACACTTTTACAAAACACATTTATGGAATTCCTACATTGCTGCCGGCGTACTGTGATCTATGAtaataaaatatacacaaattTCCTCATGATTATATTAAATTACCTATTACACAGGTATTAACTTTTGAGTATATTTCcagtatttatttgttttaaaacaagtattatcTCATAGTATTACCCATTAAGTacgttaaaaataaaaaaaaatattagccTTTACCAACTCAATGTTGTACACACAATATGCACTCCTCCTGTTGACGTGTGAATTTTAGTCGGACGAGAATTCAGATTTTGATAATAACATCGAAAATCAAATACTGGCATACTATATCTTAATTAACACAAGACATTTCCGCACGATTtcaggaaatttaattttttacaaaCACAACAGAATTCTGGCAAATacgtaaaaaattacagcgaaATGCGCCTTTTGGTAGTATGCAACTCGAAAGTCAAAATACTAGTCCTTTGCTAAAACTTTTCCCAAAGAAACTTTCAATTGTTCTCTCCAAATAGATGATAAAAAATCAGGGACCACCTTGCAAACTTTAGTACCAGAGAAGctgacatttaccgatgtttgaaattcaaaatggccgccatccctgtgttctaTGGGGATGTACCTCTTTTCATTCTGTTGTTTAcccatgtctgtgtgtctgcaaTTCTGCTATCTGACATTACCGATATCCTGTCTCAAGTCTGTTTATTCAGCAAAAGTAAAACATCTACTGGCAGCCCACTCGGAAATAGCCATTTCATAATGGAAGTAGAGAAGCTACCTGACAAAAAAGTATTGTAGTACCCATACTCAGTGGTCTAACCATCTGAATGACATTCAAACGCTGGACTCCactgaaatgttacttttttgatgaataagggtaaaatttcaaaaccccTCAGGAATCCCTAAATCCACGGCGAATATGAAAAGTTTCTCACATATTGCGCATATCGCataacagttttgatatttatgttacCCCTCCATCCATATTGAACAGTGCATGTAATTTCTCACGTCCCATTAGAATCGTATAGATTCCTTCAATAGTTGCCGAGTAGATTCCCTTTTGGGGGTGAAATTCACATTTGGATATTATTTTCACTGGTTCCTCGAATAATTAGGTTTGCGAATTGTACACAGCTAACCAGTGTGCAGATCATCATCGACTAGACACTCAGAGAAACATCTTTGTAGCAACGAGTGCCTGCAAGTGTGGCGACAGCAGCTGTATTTCTAATCCTACAGACATTTTAAGTGGTAATTTGCCCTGGGCATTAAATTCAACGAGTGGGCTGTCCTATTTCTCCCATATTAGCGCGAAATACTCCACGCCCGGCGGGACCAAGCCCCGTTGCTATGATCGGAAAACGGCTGGACGCAACAGTATACATATTTAGGTTCCGCTAATTACACACCGACTGCTCTTGAAAATCCTTTTGATAAAACGGCTTTTTTTGGGTCACTGTATTTGTGTGCACGAATGGGGTCATCAGGAGAGATAACATTGGTCACGTGTTTGTTCCCTCATTTTAACAGTCTGTACACTACATTTAGAAGGtgtgactgttacagctacaacTGCTGCATGGCAAAATCTCAATGTGGCAGGAACTGCATGTTATTGTCAAAATCTACTACCAGCATTTTTGACTATGTACATAAACTTGATGCCACACACGTAATTGATCACCTGAACATTTTACACAGTTCTAAACTTCCAAATACATCACCTTTCGActgcataaaattgtaaaactcGATTTTGCGATACCTCACAAAAAGTGCCTGCTCTAACCAGCTTACTACTAGTTTAAATCAACTCACTTTTACCGAATGTAACATGAAACTGAGGTTTATGGAAATAAGAATAGTGGTTTTTTTTATATCCCGGTATAAAGTTGATTGGCGATTGAATGCAGCCTACGTTTTCCCGAAGGACCTGATTTGCCAGGTGCGAGTGTCTTCAGAGAATATTTCGCGAAGAATGACCTATTACGTCATTAAAACCTTCAAGACGTGTGAATGGTGATTCTACTTCTCATGATCGCTGACGCacacatttcatattgtctCGACGCGGTTTGCAATTATTAAAGTTAAAACGTGAAAAGGTTAAGATCCGACAATGTGTTctggactttgtgcaaatgtCGGCCGGCGCTGTAAATGCTCTGTACATCCCTCGACGCGATTTTAAAACTGTGCAGAGTCTCGACTTTCCAATAATCAACTTTTACCAATTGCCTTTTCAATAAATCCCTGCCTAAATTTACGACATTCTTGGGTGTAAAATTCTCAGGATTATTCAAATACATCTAAAAAAACATCAAAGGAATTGTTCATAATCTCTATAATCTGTACCTGACTTCTGACACGttagaaattatatatatatatatatatatatatatatatatatatatatatatatatataatatatatatatatatatttatatataagcAATATAGGTGAAAATATGCACATGTATtaagtgaaatatatatataatatatatatatatacatatacatacatctTTGTGTCACCACATTTTCTAAATGTTTCACTAATACTTTATAAAACATTCTATGTCGATATCAAGAAATAATGTCTtatttttacagtaaaattgTCCGTTGCATTGCTACACCACACTTTACATACGTTAATGATTacgaaaaagtcaaactttcaaCATTCAATATAACCactttcaatatttcatttagTTAGGTTAAAAGGAACATACTTCTATCAGCCCTATGAATATGCTAAGCCAGATGTCCTAGCTTGTCTAAATTCTAAACTATGTTTATATctcttttttgacattttgttcaCAATAGTTTAAAGATGGCGGTTCCGACCACAGACCCTGGACTCCCAGGGCCGTCATGTTACAAGTATCTACTCGGTGGTTCACATGCTGTCTCTAGGGTCACTGTCCACGTTTTAAGCGCATGTCAATCATGCATCTCGATAACGTTCTGAAAAGAAAGAGGTTAGAATTATAGCCCACTCTATTACTGTCACCTTATGACACGCAAATCTGTTGAGTGCGTTGCTGTGGACGGTAGTGAAGACCTGCCAATGTGTCTATGCCATATGGATTGTTGACAGCGCGATATGATGTCACTGGCAGAAACCATCGTTGATTCATATTTCGATCTGCCGTAGAAAATTCCTAGGCAGGGCTTCCGCAGGAGGAATTCGATATGTTAACCCCGATGACGAAGATCTTATTTTAAGTCCAAAGGAAAGGAAACCAATGAATACTCTGGTAATAAATTCTGAGTTTTTATAGCTGTACGTGGCCCACAGACATCCCGCTGTGTTCGCATTGTTGTCATGTCATATCTACCTGTGTATTTTAATCACGTCCTTCACAGGGCTTACAGTACAGTTTCTTTCGCTTGTGCGCGCTTCTTAAGTGATGCCCCCCGTATTTCAACATTCCCTTCTTGCCATACAGGTGTCATTTTTCACATGGTGACCACGGTATGGTTGGTGTTGTCGTAGTAGTATTTGTGTTTTGGAGGGGACTTCAAGCAAAAGCACAGCGGACCGAACGCTTCTTTGAATGCCACTCTGTATTTTGAACTCAGCGCGTTGTAGATAGCAGGGTTCGCAGCCGAATTCAAGAAAATGAGAGTCTTATTGACGCTGAAAAACATCAAGCCTACATTGAAAGGTACGATGGGAGCCTTTTTCATCACCACAAATGACATGTACAATGCGTAAACCTGATAAGGTGTGAGGCATATGAAGAAGACAGCCGCCGTCACCACAAGCATTCGGACCACTTGTTTTCTCTCCTTGCGAACCTGTTCGTCTTTGCCACCAGGTTTGCTTGTCCGCTTGTTGAGTTGAATGCCGATCAGGATGTAGAGAACGGCAACAATGAGCATGCAGGGGGCAAAGGTGGCGAGGCGGACCACAAGCAGTGCCGACAGTAGTGCATTGGTGGTGGGTCCACAGGTGAAAAAGAACGGTAGGGAAACCAGTATGCCCATCACCCAGGTCAACGCAATGAACTTCAAAGCTCGCGACTTGGTATTGTAGACACCGCTCATCTTAAACGGCTGGCATATGGCGAAATATCGCTCGAAGGCGATAACTGTGATGGTAAACAAAGACGCGTACTGACAAGGATACGAAATTGTATTCATCACAAGGCAATAACTTTCAATAGCCCACAAGCTGTTAGCATCATCGTGATACAGGTTACGTATTTCTCCCGGCACCTGAGCGAGAAGATAGATAGTATCGGCAATTCCTAGATTGACCAGGTAGTAGTTGGTCAAAGTTCGCATGTACGGAACCCGGGCTCGGACGTAAATAAATCCCAGATTTCCCAAAACTCCAACGATCATCAAAGTCGACCACAGCAGTGTCAGCAGTGGAGGTGCCAGTGGTTTGTTGTCCCACATGTAATGCTTGGGATAAAACAAAGT encodes:
- the LOC139135937 gene encoding neuromedin-U receptor 2-like; the protein is MEDQEDVMTTEAAVTGIFNDTDKSENDTLFYPKHYMWDNKPLAPPLLTLLWSTLMIVGVLGNLGFIYVRARVPYMRTLTNYYLVNLGIADTIYLLAQVPGEIRNLYHDDANSLWAIESYCLVMNTISYPCQYASLFTITVIAFERYFAICQPFKMSGVYNTKSRALKFIALTWVMGILVSLPFFFTCGPTTNALLSALLVVRLATFAPCMLIVAVLYILIGIQLNKRTSKPGGKDEQVRKERKQVVRMLVVTAAVFFICLTPYQVYALYMSFVVMKKAPIVPFNVGLMFFSVNKTLIFLNSAANPAIYNALSSKYRVAFKEAFGPLCFCLKSPPKHKYYYDNTNHTVVTM